CGAAAACAGCTGGATGTTCCGCATGTGGTTCCCTTTTCTCCTGGTGTTTTTCTGACGGGCAGAAGAGCCCGGCACATGAGGGGGGCTTTCAGTCGAGGGTGTAGTTCAGGTTCCAGGCGATCGAGATACGCGTCGCTTCTTCATGGAACGTGGGAACGGAATGCCGCAGCCAGCCAGGGAAAATAACCAGTTCACCTGGCCTGCACGTAACCCGGGTACGGTGACTGTCACCGGCCAGCGAAATACCGGGATCGTAATAGTCCACATTGGGCCTGGGGTCAAGGAAATTGATCTCACACAGGGCTGGTGCCGTCACGTAATACACCGCCGACAGAGCCGTGTTGGGGTGGAAGTGCGCCTCGTGCCGATCCCCGGGACGGTAGACCGACGCCCAGCTGCGACTGGCCGCCACCCGCACCTGCCGGCCCCCGCCACGCTCCTCGCCCTCCAGGCCGGCAGACCGCTCGAACGCCTCGGACAAGGACAGGCCCGTCAG
This genomic interval from Streptomyces sp. NBC_00464 contains the following:
- a CDS encoding TIGR02466 family protein, with the translated sequence MPVQGATELDAERPAESISKATISQMFSTPVARMFFPYADEVTAPLTERILERTGALSKDFGYKTETAGELVQWGGEPAVRLTRWVCAAAGRFVESLTGLSLSEAFERSAGLEGEERGGGRQVRVAASRSWASVYRPGDRHEAHFHPNTALSAVYYVTAPALCEINFLDPRPNVDYYDPGISLAGDSHRTRVTCRPGELVIFPGWLRHSVPTFHEEATRISIAWNLNYTLD